A window of Jannaschia sp. M317 contains these coding sequences:
- a CDS encoding tRNA1(Val) (adenine(37)-N6)-methyltransferase: protein MTQTRDAFLGGRLVLRQTVTGFRAGSDAVLLAAAVPARAGQSVLDLGCGVGAVMYCLGTRVPGLTLTGLETEPVAAALARANGTAEVAEADVLTLPPDLRNRQWDHVVSNPPYFGASAGSPAHAPAREAGLREARPGDLRRWVEIACKRAAPKGSVTLIARADRLADLVTPMAAALGGLVVQPVAARPGTPAKRVIVQGVKGSRAALRLCAPLNLHAADGSDGYAPEAEEILRNMGPLSLR, encoded by the coding sequence ATGACCCAGACGCGGGATGCGTTCCTTGGCGGGCGGCTGGTGCTGCGGCAAACGGTGACAGGGTTCCGTGCCGGATCCGACGCCGTGTTGCTGGCCGCCGCCGTGCCGGCCCGTGCGGGGCAAAGCGTGCTGGATCTGGGCTGCGGTGTGGGGGCCGTGATGTATTGCCTGGGCACGCGGGTGCCCGGTCTGACCTTGACGGGCCTGGAGACAGAACCCGTCGCCGCCGCCCTGGCCCGTGCCAACGGCACCGCCGAGGTGGCAGAGGCGGATGTGCTGACCCTGCCGCCCGATCTGCGCAACAGGCAGTGGGATCACGTCGTGTCGAACCCGCCCTATTTTGGGGCCTCCGCCGGGTCGCCGGCCCATGCGCCCGCGCGCGAAGCCGGCCTGCGCGAGGCGCGACCGGGGGACCTGCGCCGCTGGGTCGAAATCGCCTGCAAGCGCGCGGCCCCCAAGGGCAGCGTGACGCTGATTGCCCGCGCGGACAGGTTGGCGGATCTGGTGACGCCGATGGCCGCGGCCCTGGGTGGGCTGGTGGTCCAACCGGTCGCCGCCCGCCCCGGAACCCCCGCCAAACGCGTCATCGTGCAGGGGGTGAAGGGATCCCGCGCCGCCCTGCGTTTGTGCGCGCCGCTCAATCTGCATGCAGCAGACGGCAGCGACGGCTACGCACCAGAGGCGGAAGAGATCCTGCGAAACATGGGCCCATTGTCCCTGCGATAG
- a CDS encoding DUF2007 domain-containing protein, translating to MKELLRTNDPTIIAFASALLDGEGIDCFVLDANTSVLEGSIGILPRRMMVADRDLFLARATMSDNGVAVSE from the coding sequence ATGAAAGAACTTCTGCGCACCAACGACCCGACGATCATCGCATTTGCTTCCGCCCTTCTGGACGGCGAGGGTATAGACTGCTTCGTTCTGGACGCCAACACGTCGGTGTTGGAGGGATCCATCGGCATATTGCCGCGCCGGATGATGGTGGCGGACCGGGATCTGTTCCTGGCGCGCGCCACGATGTCCGACAACGGGGTCGCCGTGTCCGAATGA
- a CDS encoding polyprenyl synthetase family protein — translation MTDAKPIKPHERLAAACAAEMESVNAVIRGRMASEHAPRIPEVTAHLVEAGGKRVRPLLTVACAKMCGVQGDDHIKLAATVEFIHTATLLHDDVVDESDQRRGRPTANLLWDNQSSVLVGDYLFARSFQLMVETGSLRVLDILSGAAATIAEGEVLQLTAARNLATTEATYLQVVRGKTAALFEAAAKVGGVVAGAPEDQVEALAEFGDALGVSFQIVDDWLDYGGAGDSIGKNLGDDFREGKLTLPVIRALARGDDAERAFWKAALEQGKADDLDRARAILARHGTLDETRLEALAWRDRAKAALTRLPPSDLRDMLGDLADYVVARAH, via the coding sequence ATGACCGACGCCAAACCGATCAAACCGCACGAACGTCTTGCAGCCGCCTGCGCCGCCGAGATGGAGTCGGTGAATGCGGTCATCCGGGGACGCATGGCCTCGGAGCACGCGCCGCGGATTCCCGAGGTGACGGCCCATCTGGTCGAGGCGGGCGGCAAACGGGTCCGCCCCCTGCTGACCGTGGCCTGTGCCAAGATGTGCGGTGTCCAGGGCGACGACCACATCAAGCTGGCCGCGACGGTAGAGTTCATCCACACCGCCACCCTGCTGCACGACGACGTCGTCGACGAAAGCGATCAGCGCCGCGGGCGGCCCACGGCGAACCTGCTGTGGGACAACCAGTCCAGCGTCCTGGTCGGCGACTATCTGTTCGCCCGCTCGTTCCAGTTGATGGTCGAGACGGGCAGCCTGCGGGTGCTCGACATCCTGTCGGGCGCGGCGGCCACGATCGCCGAGGGCGAGGTCCTGCAACTGACCGCCGCGCGCAATCTGGCAACCACGGAGGCAACCTATCTGCAGGTGGTGCGCGGCAAGACGGCGGCGCTGTTCGAAGCGGCGGCCAAGGTTGGCGGCGTGGTTGCAGGGGCCCCCGAAGACCAGGTGGAGGCCCTGGCGGAGTTTGGCGACGCGCTGGGGGTCAGCTTTCAGATCGTGGATGACTGGCTGGACTATGGCGGCGCCGGCGACAGTATCGGCAAGAACCTGGGCGATGACTTCCGCGAGGGCAAGCTGACCCTGCCGGTGATCCGCGCCCTGGCCCGTGGCGACGACGCGGAACGGGCGTTCTGGAAGGCCGCGCTTGAACAGGGCAAGGCCGACGACCTGGACCGCGCCCGCGCCATCCTGGCCCGACACGGCACGCTGGACGAAACCCGGCTGGAGGCACTGGCCTGGCGCGACCGCGCCAAGGCGGCGCTGACCCGCCTGCCGCCATCCGATCTGCGCGATATGCTGGGCGATCTGGCCGATTACGTGGTGGCCCGCGCGCATTGA
- a CDS encoding 4-(cytidine 5'-diphospho)-2-C-methyl-D-erythritol kinase, with protein sequence MPASGTEEVFAAAKINLTLHVTGRRADGYHLLDSLVAFADVGDRLVLAPGDHLRVTGPFAKGVPTDDRNLIRRALTLVGQPRAVTLDKQLPHPAGIGGGSADAAAALRGVGADPGVAQLLTLGADLPVCTLGRAAHMRGIGDRVAAVSMPKVHAVLVNPGLAVPTGAVFAGLASPDNMGHGDLPRWHDAEALIHWLRRQRNDLENPAMAVAPGIDEVRTALHQTDAGVVRMSGSGATCFGLYPTQAAAARAARHLARPGWWVRATRLS encoded by the coding sequence ATGCCGGCCTCCGGGACCGAAGAGGTCTTTGCCGCCGCCAAGATCAACCTGACGCTGCATGTGACGGGACGGCGGGCGGATGGATACCACCTGCTCGACTCGCTGGTGGCCTTTGCGGATGTGGGGGATCGTCTGGTGTTGGCGCCAGGCGACCACCTACGGGTCACGGGGCCCTTTGCCAAAGGCGTGCCCACCGACGACCGAAACCTGATCCGTCGCGCGCTGACCCTGGTCGGACAGCCGCGGGCCGTTACCCTGGACAAGCAGCTGCCCCATCCGGCGGGCATCGGCGGTGGCTCCGCCGATGCCGCCGCCGCGCTGCGGGGGGTGGGGGCGGACCCCGGCGTGGCGCAGCTTTTGACGTTGGGGGCCGATCTGCCGGTTTGCACGCTTGGGCGCGCAGCGCACATGCGGGGGATCGGGGATCGGGTTGCGGCGGTGTCGATGCCAAAGGTGCACGCGGTGTTGGTCAATCCCGGCCTTGCGGTGCCGACGGGTGCGGTGTTCGCAGGGCTGGCCTCGCCCGACAACATGGGCCACGGGGACCTGCCGCGCTGGCACGATGCAGAGGCGTTGATCCATTGGCTGCGGCGACAGCGCAACGACCTTGAAAACCCGGCGATGGCCGTGGCCCCCGGCATCGACGAGGTTCGCACGGCCCTGCATCAGACGGATGCCGGCGTCGTGCGGATGTCGGGATCGGGGGCAACCTGCTTTGGTCTGTATCCCACCCAAGCCGCCGCCGCCCGCGCCGCCCGCCACCTTGCGCGGCCGGGATGGTGGGTGCGCGCGACGCGCCTGTCCTGA
- a CDS encoding tetratricopeptide repeat protein codes for MLFRSLLVASTLLIAPLGAAVQAQGLSGPYLAARIAGYSNDYDNAATYYDALIARGAANPRILENAVVIYSAVGDFDRAARAAGLLRASNTPSQFADGAELVNFLREGDYDAALALIDERGVAGALLDGLLRGWIAVGQGRTEDALAALDALATTEGFAPIAHLHRAYVLAWSGDFAGADEILSGRAFGPIGVSSRGVEAHAQILLQLDRSDDALEMLAQANDATNSPALQDLAARVEAGQDIGWNFITQAPDGMAEAYFTLAAIFAGETSPTFTLLSARAANALRPSHMEALVLTAELLEEQGQYDLANEVLNRVPRNHPAFFGAEITRAEVLLASGKEDAAVEVLSALTKSNPERREVWAAYGDTLRRLDRFAESTSAYGQAISMIEEESRRDWYLHYVRGITQERQDLWDAAEADFRKALELNPDQPQVLNYLGYGLVEKRVKLAEALDMIERAVAARPDDGYITDSLGWVYYRLGRYEEAVAPMERAAQLEPLDPIINDHLGDVLWTVGRKREAEFQWHRALSLDPEEDEAVRIRRKLEVGLDVVLEEEGGAGPLKAAQD; via the coding sequence ATGCTGTTTCGTTCCCTGCTTGTGGCCTCCACCCTGCTGATCGCGCCCCTGGGGGCGGCGGTGCAGGCGCAGGGCCTGTCCGGTCCCTATCTGGCGGCCCGGATCGCAGGCTATTCCAACGACTACGACAATGCCGCGACCTATTACGACGCGCTGATCGCGCGCGGTGCCGCGAACCCGCGCATCCTGGAAAATGCCGTCGTGATCTATTCCGCCGTGGGCGATTTCGACCGGGCCGCGCGGGCGGCGGGTCTGCTGCGCGCATCCAACACGCCCAGCCAGTTCGCGGATGGTGCCGAACTGGTGAACTTCCTGCGCGAGGGGGACTATGACGCGGCGCTGGCGCTGATCGACGAACGCGGCGTGGCGGGGGCGCTGCTGGATGGGCTGCTGCGTGGTTGGATTGCCGTGGGGCAGGGCCGGACCGAGGACGCGCTGGCCGCGCTGGACGCGCTGGCCACGACCGAAGGGTTTGCGCCCATCGCGCATCTGCACCGTGCCTATGTGCTTGCCTGGTCGGGCGATTTCGCTGGCGCGGATGAGATCCTGTCTGGCCGGGCCTTTGGCCCGATCGGTGTGTCCAGCCGGGGGGTCGAGGCTCATGCGCAGATCCTGTTGCAACTGGATCGGAGCGATGACGCCCTGGAAATGCTGGCCCAGGCCAACGATGCGACCAACAGCCCGGCCCTGCAGGATCTGGCCGCCCGCGTAGAAGCCGGTCAAGACATCGGCTGGAATTTTATCACCCAGGCACCCGACGGCATGGCCGAGGCCTACTTTACCCTGGCCGCCATCTTCGCCGGAGAGACATCGCCGACGTTCACGCTGTTGTCGGCGCGCGCTGCCAATGCCTTGCGCCCCAGCCACATGGAAGCCTTGGTCCTGACCGCCGAGCTGCTCGAAGAGCAGGGCCAATACGATCTCGCCAACGAGGTGCTCAACCGCGTGCCGCGCAATCACCCGGCCTTTTTCGGGGCGGAAATCACCCGCGCAGAGGTTCTGCTGGCCTCGGGCAAGGAAGACGCGGCAGTCGAAGTGCTGTCGGCCCTGACCAAATCCAACCCCGAACGGCGGGAAGTCTGGGCCGCTTATGGCGATACCCTGCGCCGGTTGGACCGCTTTGCCGAAAGCACATCTGCCTATGGTCAGGCCATCTCCATGATCGAAGAGGAGAGCCGCCGCGATTGGTATCTGCACTACGTGCGCGGGATCACCCAGGAACGACAGGACCTTTGGGACGCGGCAGAGGCAGATTTCCGCAAGGCGCTGGAACTGAACCCGGATCAGCCGCAGGTTCTGAACTACCTCGGGTATGGCCTGGTGGAAAAGCGGGTGAAACTGGCCGAGGCGCTGGACATGATCGAACGGGCCGTCGCCGCCCGGCCGGACGATGGCTACATCACGGATTCGCTTGGCTGGGTCTACTACCGCCTGGGCCGCTATGAGGAGGCGGTGGCCCCGATGGAGCGGGCGGCCCAACTTGAACCGCTCGACCCGATCATCAACGATCACCTGGGTGACGTTCTCTGGACTGTTGGCCGCAAGCGAGAGGCGGAGTTTCAGTGGCACCGCGCGCTGTCGCTCGACCCCGAAGAAGACGAGGCCGTCCGCATCCGCCGCAAGCTGGAGGTCGGTCTGGATGTCGTCCTCGAAGAGGAAGGCGGTGCCGGCCCCCTGAAGGCCGCGCAGGACTGA
- a CDS encoding electron transfer flavoprotein-ubiquinone oxidoreductase, translating into MSDTIERESMEYDVVIVGAGPAGLSAAIRLKQLDPDRSVVVLEKGSEVGAHILSGAVLDPSGLNALIPDWKEKGAPLNVPVTSDSFYLLGPEGRARVPNFAMPPLMNNHGNYVVSMGNVCRWMAEQAEELGVEIFPGMACSELVYDDSGAVKGVVAGEFGKAADGSRGDGYEPGMELHGKYVMLGEGVRGSLSKQVIEKFDLAADADVQKYGLGMKEIWEIDPAKHQPGKVVHTMGWPLGSNAGGGSFIYHLDNNQVYVGFVVHLNYKNPYVFPYMEFQRFKHHPMVAELLEGGKRVAYGARAITEGGWQSLPKTAFPGGTLLGCAAGMVNVPRIKGNHNAMLSGKAAAEAAHAAIEAGRASDTLDDYNAEVRQGPIGKDLKRVRNVKPLWSNYGLMASLTVGGASMWMNNLVGWSPFTAKHGKSDAESTQLATLHEPIDYPKPDGKLSFDRLTNVAFAATNHEESQPAHLTLKDPMVPVQVDYRQYAGPSQRYCPAGVYEFVGEEPDVKFVINFQNCVHCKTCDIKDPAQNIVWTVPQGGDGPNYPNM; encoded by the coding sequence ATGTCCGACACCATTGAGCGCGAAAGCATGGAATACGACGTCGTCATCGTCGGTGCAGGGCCTGCGGGCCTGTCGGCGGCGATCCGGCTCAAGCAGCTGGACCCGGACCGGTCGGTCGTCGTGTTGGAAAAGGGGTCCGAAGTGGGGGCGCATATCCTGTCTGGGGCGGTTCTCGACCCTTCGGGCCTGAACGCGCTGATCCCCGACTGGAAGGAAAAGGGCGCCCCCCTGAACGTGCCCGTCACCTCCGACAGCTTCTATCTGCTGGGCCCGGAAGGGCGCGCGCGGGTGCCCAATTTTGCCATGCCGCCGCTGATGAACAACCACGGCAACTACGTCGTTTCCATGGGCAACGTCTGTCGCTGGATGGCCGAACAGGCCGAGGAGCTGGGCGTCGAGATCTTTCCGGGCATGGCCTGTTCGGAGCTGGTCTATGACGACAGCGGCGCGGTGAAGGGCGTCGTCGCTGGCGAATTCGGCAAGGCCGCCGATGGGTCCAGGGGCGACGGCTATGAGCCGGGGATGGAGCTGCACGGCAAATACGTGATGCTGGGCGAAGGCGTGCGCGGTTCGCTGTCGAAACAGGTTATCGAAAAGTTCGATCTGGCCGCCGACGCGGACGTGCAGAAATACGGCCTCGGCATGAAGGAAATCTGGGAAATCGACCCCGCCAAGCATCAGCCCGGCAAGGTCGTGCACACCATGGGCTGGCCCCTGGGGTCCAATGCGGGCGGCGGGTCGTTCATCTATCACCTGGACAACAACCAAGTCTATGTCGGCTTTGTCGTGCACCTGAACTACAAGAACCCCTACGTCTTCCCCTACATGGAATTTCAGCGGTTCAAGCATCACCCGATGGTGGCCGAGCTGCTGGAAGGCGGCAAGCGCGTGGCCTATGGCGCGCGCGCCATCACCGAGGGCGGCTGGCAGTCGCTGCCCAAGACGGCCTTTCCGGGCGGCACGCTGCTGGGCTGTGCGGCGGGCATGGTCAACGTGCCGCGCATCAAGGGCAACCACAACGCCATGCTGTCGGGCAAGGCCGCGGCCGAGGCCGCCCATGCCGCCATCGAGGCGGGCCGTGCATCGGACACCCTGGACGACTACAACGCCGAGGTCCGACAGGGCCCTATCGGCAAGGACCTGAAGCGGGTGCGCAACGTCAAGCCGCTGTGGTCGAACTACGGCCTCATGGCGTCACTGACCGTCGGTGGCGCATCTATGTGGATGAACAACCTGGTCGGCTGGTCGCCCTTTACCGCGAAACATGGCAAGTCCGACGCGGAGTCCACCCAGCTCGCCACCCTGCACGAGCCGATCGACTACCCCAAACCTGACGGCAAGCTGTCTTTCGACCGGCTGACCAACGTGGCTTTTGCCGCGACCAACCACGAAGAAAGCCAGCCCGCGCACCTGACGCTGAAGGATCCGATGGTGCCGGTGCAGGTCGACTATCGGCAATATGCCGGTCCTTCGCAGCGCTACTGCCCGGCGGGCGTCTACGAATTCGTGGGCGAAGAGCCGGATGTGAAGTTCGTGATCAACTTCCAGAACTGCGTCCACTGCAAGACCTGCGACATCAAGGATCCGGCGCAGAACATCGTCTGGACCGTGCCACAGGGCGGTGACGGGCCGAATTACCCGAACATGTAA
- a CDS encoding DUF2834 domain-containing protein, producing the protein MTPFRIVMLILCVLGVVLPMRYFLPWLSANDWDLGAMVDAWHVNDASSGLVWDLTVAAVTLTVWIIWECVRKRDWLGLIAIPATYFVGVSLGLPLYLYLRSR; encoded by the coding sequence ATGACCCCGTTTCGCATCGTGATGCTGATCCTCTGCGTTCTGGGCGTCGTGTTGCCGATGCGGTATTTTCTGCCCTGGCTGTCGGCCAACGACTGGGACCTGGGCGCGATGGTCGATGCCTGGCACGTCAATGACGCGTCGTCGGGGCTGGTCTGGGATCTGACCGTGGCCGCCGTGACCCTGACGGTCTGGATCATCTGGGAATGTGTTCGCAAACGCGACTGGCTGGGCCTGATCGCCATTCCCGCCACCTATTTCGTGGGCGTCTCGCTGGGCCTGCCCCTTTATCTCTATCTGCGGAGCCGTTGA
- the lysA gene encoding diaminopimelate decarboxylase, whose amino-acid sequence MDHFLYRDGTLHAEDVPLTDIARTVGTPAYVYSAATLLRHYALFDDALAWGPHLVCYAVKAASNVAILKLLGDAGAGMDVVSEGEYRRARAAGVPGDRIVFSGVGKTEGEMRYVLTHGIRQINLESEPEYRLLSRVATELGVEVPVTVRVNPDVDAKTHEKIATGKSDNKFGIPIARARDVYAEIAALPGLRIVGIDVHIGSQLVDLDPFRLAYRKVAQLTEALRADGHSIERLDLGGGLGIPYARSNLAPPVPMEYGQVIRDEVGHLGCEIEIEPGRLIAGNAGILLTQTIFVKEGEGRDFLIVDAAMNDLIRPAMYGAHHDIVPVIEPAPGTDQRPYDIVGPICESGDTFAKGRDMVPLSAGDLIAFRSAGAYGAVMSSEYNSRPLIPEVLVQGDHYAVIRARPTFDEMISRDTIPEWLGDD is encoded by the coding sequence ATGGACCATTTTCTTTACCGCGACGGCACCCTCCATGCCGAAGACGTGCCCCTGACCGACATCGCGCGCACCGTCGGCACACCGGCCTACGTCTATTCCGCCGCCACCTTGCTGCGGCACTACGCCCTGTTCGACGACGCGCTGGCCTGGGGGCCGCATCTGGTCTGCTATGCGGTCAAGGCGGCGTCCAACGTGGCGATCCTGAAGCTGCTGGGCGATGCGGGGGCGGGGATGGATGTCGTCTCCGAAGGCGAATACCGCCGCGCGCGGGCCGCAGGCGTGCCCGGTGACCGGATCGTCTTTTCCGGCGTGGGCAAGACCGAGGGCGAAATGCGCTACGTGCTGACCCACGGCATCCGCCAGATCAACCTGGAGAGCGAGCCGGAGTACCGCCTGCTGAGCCGTGTCGCGACCGAGTTGGGCGTCGAGGTGCCCGTAACCGTGCGCGTGAACCCCGACGTGGACGCCAAGACCCACGAAAAGATCGCCACCGGCAAATCCGACAACAAGTTCGGCATCCCCATCGCCCGTGCCCGCGACGTCTATGCGGAAATCGCGGCGCTGCCCGGTCTGCGGATCGTGGGAATCGACGTGCACATCGGGTCGCAACTGGTCGATCTGGACCCGTTCCGGCTGGCCTATCGCAAGGTGGCGCAGTTGACCGAGGCCCTGCGCGCGGACGGCCACAGCATTGAACGGCTGGATCTGGGGGGCGGGCTGGGCATTCCTTACGCCCGGTCCAACCTGGCCCCTCCGGTGCCGATGGAATACGGTCAGGTCATTCGCGACGAAGTCGGCCACCTGGGCTGCGAAATCGAGATCGAGCCGGGCCGCCTGATCGCGGGCAACGCGGGCATCCTGCTGACGCAGACGATCTTTGTGAAGGAAGGCGAGGGCCGCGATTTCCTGATCGTCGACGCCGCCATGAACGACCTGATCCGCCCGGCCATGTACGGCGCGCACCACGACATCGTCCCGGTGATCGAACCGGCCCCCGGCACCGATCAGCGTCCCTATGACATCGTCGGTCCGATCTGCGAGAGCGGCGATACCTTTGCCAAGGGCCGCGACATGGTGCCGCTGTCGGCGGGCGACCTGATCGCCTTTCGCAGCGCCGGGGCCTACGGCGCGGTCATGTCCAGCGAGTATAATTCGCGCCCCCTGATCCCCGAAGTGCTGGTCCAGGGTGATCACTACGCGGTGATCCGCGCACGTCCGACCTTTGACGAGATGATTTCCCGCGATACCATTCCCGAATGGCTTGGCGACGACTAG
- a CDS encoding DUF4175 domain-containing protein, translating into MADAKDDQTFTNLQGQLRLTRAGLWAERLTRAFWPAWSVAFVALAVWSAEMIPPFWTNGLLVALAGLCLVLVVLGVRAFRVPTAAEARDRLDATLPGRPLATLDDDQAIGAADPASAAVWAAHRRRMAARLSGARAVAPDLKVASRDPYALRYMAVLLAALGLLFGTILRVPEAPVLSGPGQQLATGPAWEGWLEPPRHTGLPTLALSELPTGEVEIPEGTRVTLRLYGEVGALSVAETVSGRAETGPTEPIQDFTVTRSGTLTIEGPENAPSWSLIATPDAAPEISIDGAPGFEHPDLVTLPWRASDDFGVVAAQITLALDGNAADRRHGLMVEPEPRDALTLDMSLPISGDRSEIVEIFRADLTKHPLAGMPVTATLVAEDAAGQLGDSLHAIILPGRAFYDKTAAALIEQRRDLFWARANQRRVTQILKAVTWKADDLFTNPSAYLITRMAIRRLEGGPLTQQTRDEVAEMLWQAAVRLEENSLDSARERLEQAQERLSEAIRQNAPPEEIARLMQEMREAMDDYTRQLAQQQGQEGQQGQQQAQGEMQEVTPDMLDQMMQRIEELMEQGRTAEAQELLRQLQEMMENMQVTQGQPGQGGEGQQGEGQQAMEDLRDQLREQQGLSDEAFRELQEQFNPNAQAGESAENEGRNGGQGRGTEHSQQGQGGEGQQAQEPGAGSEGQQQGQSQGGSGEQSLAQRQEQLRRQLEQLRGNLPGAGTEAGDAARDALGRAERAMREAERDLENGNLGGALDDQAQAMDALRDGMQELGRAMAEDRQNGQGQNQGQAATREGDGFTRDPLGRQSGEGGQLGTDEQFLGGAEAARRARDLMDEIRKRSGERDRPKIELDYLKRLLERF; encoded by the coding sequence GTGGCCGACGCTAAGGACGATCAGACCTTCACCAACCTGCAAGGCCAACTTCGGCTGACCCGCGCGGGCCTTTGGGCCGAGCGTCTGACACGGGCGTTCTGGCCCGCCTGGTCCGTGGCCTTTGTCGCGCTCGCCGTCTGGTCCGCCGAAATGATCCCCCCGTTTTGGACCAATGGCCTGTTGGTCGCCCTGGCGGGTCTTTGCCTCGTGCTGGTGGTCCTCGGCGTGCGCGCCTTTCGGGTGCCGACCGCGGCCGAGGCGCGGGATCGGCTGGACGCCACCCTGCCCGGTCGGCCCCTGGCGACGCTGGACGACGATCAGGCGATCGGCGCGGCAGACCCGGCGTCGGCCGCGGTCTGGGCCGCGCACCGCCGCCGTATGGCCGCCCGGCTGTCCGGTGCCCGCGCCGTCGCCCCCGACCTGAAGGTCGCCAGCCGCGACCCCTACGCGCTGCGCTACATGGCGGTTCTGCTGGCCGCACTCGGCCTGCTGTTCGGCACGATCCTGCGGGTGCCGGAGGCACCTGTTCTGTCGGGCCCCGGCCAACAGCTCGCCACCGGCCCCGCCTGGGAAGGCTGGCTGGAACCGCCACGCCACACCGGTCTGCCGACGCTTGCCCTGTCGGAACTCCCCACCGGAGAGGTCGAGATCCCCGAAGGCACCCGTGTCACCCTGCGGCTCTATGGCGAGGTTGGAGCGCTGTCGGTGGCCGAGACCGTCTCTGGCCGTGCCGAGACGGGCCCGACCGAGCCGATCCAGGACTTTACGGTCACCCGATCCGGCACCCTCACGATCGAGGGCCCCGAAAACGCGCCCAGTTGGTCGCTGATCGCCACCCCCGACGCCGCCCCCGAGATTTCCATCGACGGCGCGCCGGGGTTTGAGCATCCCGACCTGGTCACCCTGCCCTGGCGCGCGTCTGACGACTTTGGCGTGGTGGCCGCGCAGATCACACTGGCGCTGGATGGCAACGCCGCCGACCGCCGCCACGGCCTGATGGTCGAGCCGGAGCCGCGCGACGCCCTGACCCTGGACATGTCGTTGCCGATCTCTGGCGACCGCTCCGAAATCGTCGAAATCTTCCGGGCGGATCTGACCAAACATCCGCTGGCGGGCATGCCGGTCACCGCAACCCTGGTGGCCGAAGACGCCGCCGGTCAACTGGGCGACAGCCTTCACGCGATCATCCTGCCGGGGCGCGCGTTTTACGACAAGACCGCTGCCGCCCTGATCGAACAGCGCCGCGACCTGTTCTGGGCACGGGCCAATCAGCGACGCGTGACGCAGATCCTGAAGGCCGTCACCTGGAAGGCGGACGATCTGTTTACCAATCCCTCCGCCTATCTGATCACGCGGATGGCCATCCGCCGGCTGGAAGGCGGACCGCTTACGCAACAGACGCGGGACGAGGTGGCAGAGATGCTCTGGCAGGCGGCTGTGCGGCTGGAGGAAAACTCTCTCGACAGCGCGCGCGAACGTCTGGAACAGGCGCAGGAACGTTTGTCCGAAGCCATCCGCCAGAACGCCCCGCCCGAGGAAATCGCACGCCTGATGCAGGAAATGCGCGAGGCGATGGACGATTACACCCGCCAGTTGGCGCAGCAGCAGGGCCAGGAGGGACAGCAAGGGCAACAGCAGGCCCAGGGCGAGATGCAGGAAGTCACGCCGGACATGCTGGACCAGATGATGCAGCGCATCGAAGAGCTGATGGAACAGGGCCGCACCGCCGAGGCGCAGGAATTGCTGCGTCAGCTTCAGGAAATGATGGAAAACATGCAGGTCACCCAGGGCCAGCCCGGTCAGGGCGGCGAGGGGCAGCAGGGCGAAGGCCAGCAAGCCATGGAAGACCTGCGCGACCAGCTGCGTGAACAACAGGGCCTGTCGGACGAGGCGTTCCGCGAGTTGCAGGAACAATTCAATCCCAACGCCCAGGCCGGTGAAAGCGCCGAGAACGAGGGCCGCAATGGCGGTCAGGGGCGCGGGACCGAGCATTCGCAGCAAGGCCAGGGCGGCGAGGGGCAGCAGGCGCAGGAACCGGGTGCCGGGTCCGAGGGCCAGCAGCAGGGACAAAGCCAGGGGGGCAGCGGCGAGCAGAGCCTCGCCCAGCGCCAGGAACAGCTGCGCCGCCAGTTGGAACAACTGCGCGGCAACCTGCCCGGTGCCGGAACCGAGGCCGGCGACGCCGCCCGCGATGCCCTGGGCCGTGCCGAACGCGCCATGCGCGAGGCCGAACGGGATCTGGAAAACGGCAACCTGGGCGGGGCGCTCGACGATCAGGCACAGGCGATGGACGCGCTGCGCGACGGCATGCAGGAACTGGGCCGTGCCATGGCCGAGGATCGCCAGAACGGACAGGGCCAGAACCAGGGCCAGGCCGCCACGCGCGAAGGCGACGGCTTTACCCGCGACCCGCTGGGCCGTCAAAGCGGCGAGGGCGGGCAGCTGGGCACGGATGAACAATTCCTGGGCGGAGCCGAAGCCGCCCGCCGGGCGCGTGACCTGATGGATGAGATCCGCAAACGGTCGGGGGAACGGGACCGGCCCAAGATCGAGCTGGACTACCTCAAACGCCTGTTGGAGCGGTTCTAG